The following nucleotide sequence is from Zea mays cultivar B73 chromosome 1, Zm-B73-REFERENCE-NAM-5.0, whole genome shotgun sequence.
agacgacggcggcggcgcggtgaCGACGATGCAACAGCAGCAGACGCCCGTTCCCGGCGCCAACCGCAAGGTTggtagaggcaaccgaaggcgcccccctcctcctgcttttttttttaaaaaaaaaaacccGCCACCACCCAAAGTATTTCTTGAAACCAACTCCTAATTATTCCATCGAATTACCAAATGTATGTGCAACTAACCTCCTACAGTATATCCTAAAGTTTGTACCGCACTTCTACACCATACTCCCCGCCTACTCATAGTAGGAAACGCATTGGTGCAACTCTTGGTAGCTAGCTGTAGGTACTAGGCACCTTGCTCTTGCTTTAGTTGTTCCTCTTCCTCTTTGGGCATGCTTGGATTCCAAAGCTTCACCACCCTCCCTCACCTccacttcctctctctctctctctctctctctctctctctctctctctctctctctctctcattcatCTCGCCTTTCTTTCttaccggccggccggccggcggcTGGGCTCTGCAATTCACCCAACTTTTCTCTGTTTTCACTACGATCTCAGGGCTCCGGCGACCGTGCGGCCTCATCATCAGCTACAACCTACCAGCTGCTACCGTCTCGGTCGCCGCCTAGCTCTCCGCAGCGGCTAGCTCATCCGGCCGGCCGCCCCTTTTCTCTTGCCGTTGCGCAGTTGCGCCCCCTTCCCCGCGGCTTAGGAACCATCGAAAAGACGCCTCACCATCTCCTTTGTGTCCTTGCTAACTAACTCCCCCATTAAATCCTCTCCTTCCTCCCGCGCTGGCCGTGTGGTCTCTCAGCCCTCCGAGTTGATCCATAAGCTAGCGCCATCATCGATCGCCATATATACATAGCCAAGGacgcacgcgcgcgcgcgcgcaaaCCAGCGGGAGCGAACACCAACCGGCCGGACCAATTAAGAAGCAGGCTAGCAAGTCGAAGAGGAAAGAAGAGAAGGGGGGTACCGGGGGTACCGGCCGGTCATCGATCGAGCTTGGCGAAGCAGCGACCGCCGGGTCGTCGTCGTCGGTACATGCATGCAGCGCGGCGGTGATCAAGCAGGAGCGAGCCTGGGCATGGAGATGGGGGTGGGGtacgccggcggcggcggcggcggcgagtgcTCGTCGTCCTCGGCGGCtgccgcggccgcggccgcggcggAGGGGGAGGAGCGGCAGCTGCTCAAGGGGGAGATCGCGGTGCACCCGCTGTGCGAGCAGCTAGTGGCGGCGCACGTGGGGTGCCTGCGCGTGGCCACGCCCATCGACCACCTCCCCCTCATCGACGCCCAGCTCGCGCAGTCCAGCGGCCTCCTCCACTCCTACGCCGCCCACCACCGCCCCTTCCTCTCCCCGCACGACAAGCACGACCTCGACTCGTTCCTCGTACGACCTCCTGCTACCACGATTGCTAGCTATGCCGCCACGCGCCACACATATGCATGCATGAGCCGCTGACCggtttcttcttcttcatctgcatgcatgcatggcggTGGTGCAGGCGCAGTACCTGATGCTGCTGTGCTCGTTCCGGGAGCAGCTGCAGCAGCACGTCCGGGTGCACGCCGTGGAGGCCGTCATGGCGTGCCGCGAGATCGAGCAGTCCCTGCAGGACCTAACCGGTAAGACCCTGCGTCCATGTTTCATGCCGTTAATTATTTGTTACTTCCATTAATTGTGGTTCCATTTGCGCAAGCTTTTGGGTGTTGTTTTTTTCTTCCCCAATATTTGCCTGTCCGATCCATCCGCCGTGCCTTTTCTCGTTGCAGCCGGTGGTACCGCACCCTCACTATTTCTTTAATTTGATGGTTGATGCATGCCTGTAACAATATAAGCACACAAAGGTAATATTAGTTGTAGCGTCGTCTTCCATGGTCATTACGCATCTCTGATCTGCTCGGGTGTGTGCGTGTGTGTTGTGTTGGTTGCGTCTTGAGGCTTTTCCTCAACCCTTGCCATCTCTACGTGACTATGTTAGGAAAAACAAACTCGAAGAACACATGGAAAAGGAAACgtaacttatatatatatatatatatatatatatatacacacacacacacacacgattCTCTTTGCGCATAAATGCGCAAATTTAATATAGACCCTTGGTTCAACAACCAACAACTGATATGTTTTACCTAAAAAAAAAATCCATGCTCTCATCTCTCGCGGCCAGGTGTAAATTTGCACCCAAAATAAAAAACGTGTGCTCAGTCGTTGATTGTTAACCAAAGGGTCTAGATTGAATCTGTGCATTTGCGTACGAATGGGGGTCTTGTGTATATAGGATACGTTCCCCACGAAAAAAATCCATACTTTGGGCGTAATTTTTTCGCTCACGGTTTTATTTATGGGTTATTGTCAATAGTTATTCAACAAAGACCAAAATTCCCACAATAAATTAAAGCTAGTAGGAGTGCCCAATACTAGTTCCTAAAAAAAAAAAGGAGCTACAAAAGAGGTTTCAAGGAATACCAACCAAGAGGGTTGGCATACAGTAGCGATGGAGTCATATATATAACGTACACTGGACATTTTTTCTGCAGTTGCTTCACTAAGAGCAACAAGATCATAAGAAAGTACAATTTTCTTACATCCCATTTATCAGGGGGGAAAATCGATACTCTGTCGTTCTCAGCAGCAAATTTGGTTTGTTGGGTATATTTGTAGTTCGATTTCCCTGTTTGAATCTATATCATTAATCGAAAAGTTATCAGCTAGTTACAGGTCACCATGATTTGAACATGAACTACCCATCAGTCAGTCCATCACCATAGGCCACATACCCCTTGATTTATTACGTGACACGACCCCCTCCCCTTGGTGGTCGTCCTCATATATAATGAGAAATCAGAACATACTTTTGCACTCCCTGGACTTACTACTAGCTAGTGCCGTAGTGCGACACATATACAACATTAATAATCACGCATCGGAAAAAGGAAATATTACAACATACAGTACAACTAAGCAGAACACGTTGTCCAACCCTAAACATGGAaattaacttatctttcagctgTGACTCCAAGGCTATTAGGTCATGTCGCAGGTAGTGTTCAATTGATCAATTCTGCAACACTTAATGCCGTTCCAGTTAAGGTTTTAGGTTTTAAGAGTCGTCACCGTTTTACTGCGCCTCCAACGTACGTACTTCAGGATTATATATGCAGTTTAAGCCAATGCATCCCATGATCCTGTCACTTGATTCCCAGCTCTTCCGAACACGCGTGCAGTATCGTTGCTTTTAGCGACTACCTGCCGAAATTCCAAAAGTGTCTAGATCTAGCATACACATATGTTTAATCAGGTGCTTCTTCCTCGCAATCGCAATGCAAGTGTCTCTTTAGGCAGCTGCATGCTGGGTTCATTCTCATGCACGTTCCCGACGGCGATATCTCATGCATGCACTGTCTCTCTCGACTCCTCACGTCCCGGCTTTCGTTCATGCGTGCATGTCTGCGTGTTGTCTAGATCACGGATCACTGCTGCTACTACTTGTGGTTGTGTGGTCCGACGAACTGGTCGACGAGGAATTTTCCATGTTAGCAAGGCAATCGAGGATTTTGTTTAGATGATGTATGTTGAA
It contains:
- the LOC100284049 gene encoding homeobox protein HD1 produces the protein MQRGGDQAGASLGMEMGVGYAGGGGGGECSSSSAAAAAAAAAEGEERQLLKGEIAVHPLCEQLVAAHVGCLRVATPIDHLPLIDAQLAQSSGLLHSYAAHHRPFLSPHDKHDLDSFLAQYLMLLCSFREQLQQHVRVHAVEAVMACREIEQSLQDLTGATLEEGTGATMSEDEDEAPMLEVGLDMGSDGHDMMGFGPLMPTDSERSLMERVRQELKMELKQGFKSRIEDVREEILRKRRAGKLPGDTTSILKQWWQEHSKWPYPTEDDKAKLVEETGLQLKQINNWFINQRKRNWHNNSQTSTLKSKRKR